The following coding sequences are from one Triticum dicoccoides isolate Atlit2015 ecotype Zavitan chromosome 4A, WEW_v2.0, whole genome shotgun sequence window:
- the LOC119287940 gene encoding granule-bound starch synthase 1, chloroplastic/amyloplastic — protein MAALVTSQLATSGTVLGITDRFRRAGFQGVRPRNPADAALVMRTIGASAAPKQSRKAHRGSRRCLSMVVRATGSGGMNLVFVGAEMAPWSKTGGLGDVLGGLPPAMAANGHRVMVISPRYDQYKDAWDTSVVSEIKVADEYERVRYFHCYKRGVDRVFVDHPCFLEKVRGKTKEKIYGPDAGTDYEDNQLRFSLLCQAALEAPRILDLNNNPYFSGPYGEDVVFVCNDWHTGLLACYLKSNYQSNGIYMTAKVAFCIHNISYQGRFSFDDFAQLNLPDRFKSSFDFIDGYDKPVEGRKINWMKAGILQADKVLTVSPYYAEELISGEARGCELDNIMRLTGITGIVNGMDVSEWDPTKDKFLAVNYDVTTALEGKALNKEALQAEVGLPVDRKVPLVAFIGRLEEQKGPDVMIAAIPEILKEEDVQIVLLGTGKKKFERLLKSVEEKFPNKVRAVVRFNAPLAHQMMAGADVLAVTSRFEPCGLIQLQGMRYGTPCACASTGGLVDTIVEGKTGFHMGRLSVDCNVVEPADVKKVVTTLKRAVKVVGTPAYHGMVKNCMIQDLSWKGPAKNWEDVLLELGVEGSEPGVIGEEIAPLAMENVAAP, from the exons atggcggctctggtcacgtCCCAGCTCGCCACCTCCGGCACCGTCCTCGGCATCACCGACAGGTTCCGGCGTGCAGGTTTCCAGGGCGTGAGGCCCCGGAACCCGGCGGATGCGGCCCTCGTCATGAGGACTATCGGAGCGAGCGCCGCCCCGAAGCAAAGCCggaaagcgcaccgcgggagccggcGGTGCCTCTCCATGGTGGTGCGCGCCACGGGCAGCGGCGGCATGAACCTCGTGTTCGTCGGCGCCGAGATGGCGCCCTGGAGCAAGACCGGCGGCCTCGGCGACGTCCTCGGAGGCCTCCCCCCAGCCATGGCC GCCAACGGTCACCGGGTCATGGTCATCTCCCCGCGCTACGACCAGTACAAGGACGCCTGGGACACCAGCGTCGTCTCCGAG ATCAAGGTCGCGGACGAGTACGAGAGGGTGAGGTACTTCCACTGCTACAAGCGCGGGGTGGACCGCGTGTTCGTCGACCACCCGTGCTTCCTGGAGAAG GTCCGGGGCAAGACCAAGGAGAAGATCTACGGGCCCGACGCCGGCACCGACTACGAGGACAACCAGCTACGCTTCAGCCTGCTCTGCCAGGCAGCGCTGGAAGCACCCAGGATCCTGGACCTCAACAACAACCCATACTTTTCTGGACCCTACG GGGAGGACGTGGTGTTCGTGTGCAACGACTGGCACACGGGCCTTCTGGCCTGCTACCTCAAGAGCAACTACCAGTCCAATGGCATCTATATGACGGCCAAG GTGGCGTTCTGCATCCACAACATCTCGTACCAGGGCCGCTTCTCCTTCGACGACTTCGCGCAGCTCAACCTGCCCGACAGGTTCAAGTCGTCCTTCGACTTCATCGACGGCTACGACAAGCCGGTGGAGGGGCGCAAGATCAACTGGATGAAGGCCGGGATCCTGCAGGCCGACAAGGTGCTGACGGTGAGCCCCTACTACGCTGAGGAGCTCATCTCCGGCGAAGCCAGGGGCTGCGAGCTCGACAACATCATGCGCCTCACGGGCATCACCGGCATCGTCAACGGCATGGACGTCAGCGAGTGGGACCCCACCAAGGACAAGTTCCTCGCCGTCAACTACGACGTCACCACC GCGTTGGAGGGGAAGGCGCTGAACAAGGAGGCGCTGCAGGCCGAGGTGGGGCTGCCGGTGGACCGGAAGGTGCCCCTGGTGGCGTTCATCGGCAGGCTGGAGGAGCAGAAGGGCCCCGACGTGATGATCGCCGCCATCCCGGAGATCTTGAAGGAGGAGGACGTCCAGATCGTTCTCCTG GGCACCGGGAAGAAGAAGTTTGAGCGGCTGCTCAAGAGCGTGGAGGAGAAGTTCCCGAACAAGGTGAGGGCCGTGGTCAGGTTCAACGCGCCGCTGGCTCACCAGATGATGGCTGGCGCCGACGTGCTCGCCGTCACCAGCCGTTTCGAGCCCTGTGGCCTCATCCAGCTCCAGGGGATGCGCTACGGAACG CCGTGCGCGTGCGCGTCCACCGGCGGGCTCGTCGACACTATCGTGGAGGGCAAGACCGGGTTCCACATGGGCCGCCTCAGCGTCGAC TGTAATGTGGTGGAACCGGCCGACGTGAAGAAGGTGGTGACCACCCTGAAGCGCGCCGTCAAGGTCGTCGGCACGCCTGCGTACCATGGGATGGTCAAGAACTGCATGATACAGGATCTCTCCTGGAAG GGGCCTGCCAAGAACTGGGAGGACGTGCTTTTGGAACTGGGTGTCGAGGGGAGCGAGCCGGGGGTCATCGGCGAGGAGATTGCGCCGCTCGCCATGGAGAACGTCGCCGCTCCCTGA
- the LOC119284104 gene encoding succinate dehydrogenase subunit 5, mitochondrial-like: protein MASSARAAASAARSALRRAPLTASSSSSAAGILRRSAAAGLGTRMPLHSAASAARLGFHVVYSDGNNAFSWNSRRMFSSNEKHLPAISDPKIETAFKDLMAASWNELPGSLVEEAKKAVSMATDDKAGQEALENVFRAAEACEEFSGVLVTLRMALDDLCGLTGENVGPLPGYLEEAVKSAYSRYMAYLESFGPEEHYLRKKVESELGTKMIHLKMRCSGIGSEWGKITLIGTSGISGSYVEMRA from the exons ATGGCATCgtcggcccgcgccgccgcctccgccgcgagaTCGGCTCTCCGCCGGGCGCCCCTCAccgcctcctcgtcctcttccGCCGCCGGGATCCTCCGCAG gtcggcggcggcgggcctggGGACGCGGATGCCCCTGCACAGCGCGGCGTCGGCGGCGCGCCTCGGA TTTCATGTTGTATACTCAGATGGCAACAATGCTTTCTCATGGAACTCCAGGCGTATGTTCAGTTCAAATGAGAAACATCTGCCTGCAATATCTGACCCGAAAATTGAGACTGCATTTAAGGATTTGATGGCTGCTAGCTGGAATGAGCTTCCAGGTTCTCTTGTTGAGGAAGCAAAGAAAGCAGTATCTATGGCTACTGATGATAAGGCTGGTCAAGAAGCTTTGGAAAATGTATTTCGTGCAGCTGAAGCATGTGAAGAGTTTAGTGGAGTTTTAGTTACCCTAAGAATGGCTCTTGATGATCTTTGTGGTCTAACGGGCGAG AATGTGGGCCCCTTGCCTGGTTACTTAGAAGAAGCTGTAAAATCCGCCTATAGCCGATACATGGCATATCTGGAATCTTTTGGTCCTGAAGAGCATTATCTACGGAAAAAGGTGGAGAGCGAGTTGGGGACAAAAATGATTCACCTGAAAATGAGATGCAGTGGCATAGGGTCTGAGTGGGGAAAG ATCACCCTGATTGGCACCTCAGGGATCTCAGGGTCCTATGTTGAGATGAGGGCATGA